One Streptomyces umbrinus genomic window, CGTCCGGCGTCCGCTTCGACGAGCTGCGTTCCGAGCAGAAGAGCATCGGCAAGCTCATCTCCAAGGCCTCCGCCGACGAGAAGGCCGAGCTGCTCAAGAAGACGGGCCGGCTCGCCGCCGACGTCAAAGCGGCCGACGCCGAGCAGCACGAGGCGGACGAGGAGACCAAGCGCCTCCTCCTCCAGCTCGGCAACCTCGTGCACCCCGACGTCCCGGTCGGCGGCGAGGAGGACTTCGTCGTCCTGGAGACGCACGGGACCATCCGCGACTTCGGCGCCGAGGGCTTCGAGCCCAAGGACCACCTGGAGCTCGGCGAGGCACTGGGGGCCATCGACGTCGAGCGCGGCGCCAAGGTGTCCGGCTCGCGCTTCTACTACCTGACGGGTGTCGGCGCGCTGCTCGAGCTCGCCCTCGTCAACGCGGCGATCGCGCAGGCCACCGAGGCCGGCTTCATCCCCATGCTGACCCCGGCGCTGGTCCGCCCGCGGGCCATGGAGGGCACCGGCTTCCTCGGCCAGGCCGCGGAGAACGTGTACCACCTGGAGAAGGACGACTACTACCTGGTCGGCACCTCCGAGGTCCCGCTCGCGGCGTACCACATGGACGAGATCCTCGACGCCGACAAGCTGCCCCTGCGCTACGCGGGCTTCTCGCCGTGCTTCCGACGCGAGGCCGGCACGTACGGCAAGGACACGCGGGGCATCTTCCGCGTGCACCAGTTCGACAAGGTAGAGATGTTCTCGTACGTCAACCCCGAGGACGCCGAGAACGAGCACCAGCGGCTCCTGGAGTGGGAGAAGCAGTGGCTCACCGGGCTTGAGCTGCCCTTCCAGGTCATCGACGTGGCGTCGGGCGACCTGGGCTCGTCCGCCTCGCGCAAGTTCGACTGCGAGGCGTGGATCCCGACCCAGGGCAAGTACCGCGAGCTGACGTCGGCCTCGAACTGCGACGGTTTCCAGGCCCGCCGTCTGTCGGTGCGTATGCGTGACGGCAAGAAGGTGCAGCCGCTCGCGACGCTGAACGGCACGCTGTGCGCCGTACCGCGCACGATCGTGGCGATCCTGGAGAACCACCAGCTGGCCGACGGTTCCGTACGGGTGCCCGAGGTGCTGCGTCCGTATCTGGGCGGCCGTGAGGTGCTGGAGCCGATCTCCAAGTGACCGGCGCCACTGGGTCTACGGCCTCGACCGGCTCGACCTCTTCGACCGAGGAGGCCGGGGCGTTCCCCTACAAGCTCGTCGCGACCGATCTCGACGGAACGTTGCTGCGTTCCGACGACACGGTCTCGGAGCGCACGCGTGAGGCGCTCGCCGCGACCACCGTGGCGGGCGCCGCACACCTCGTCGTCACCGGCCGCGCGGTGCCCTGGACACGCCACATCCTCGACGAACTCGGATACGAGGGACTCGCGGTGTGCGGTCAGGGCGCGCAGCTGTACGACGCCGGGGCGCACCGCCTGCTCACATCGGTGACCCTCGACCGGCAGGTGGCCGGCCTCGCGCTCGCCAAGATCGAGGCGGAGGTCGGCCCGCTGGCCGTCGCCGCAAGCCGCGACGGCATCGACGGGGATGTCCTGATCGGCCCCGGCTACCGGGTGCTGGGCAAGCTGGAGGCCGTCCCGTTCACCGATGTCGCGGAGCTCTGGGCCGCGCCCCTGACCAAGATGTACATCCAGCATCCCGAGCTCACCGACGACGAGCTGGCGGCCGCGGCACGAGCGGCGGCCGGCGGTCTGGTGAGCGTCGTGATGGCGGGCGAGGGCATCGTCGAGATCCTCCCCCTGGGCCTGTCCAAGGCCACGGGCCTCTCCCTGGCGGCCCGCCGCCTGGGCGTGAAGGCCGCCGACACGATCGCCTTCGGCGACATGCCGAACGACATCCCGATGTTCACGTGGTCGGCCCATGGCGTGGCAATGGCCAACGCCCATGAGGAGCTCAAGGCCGTGGCGGACGAGATGACGTCGTCGAACGATGAGGACGGCATCGCGGTGGTGCTGGAGAGGTTGCTGGGCTAGCGCCACCGCCCACCCACCGGCGCTGCCGAAGAAGCTGCCGGAGAAGTCGACGGCAGCACGCGATCAGCCCCAAAAGAAATAGAAGGGGGGGCGGGCGGCGGGGAATCTCGCCGCGAAGCGGCGTCTCGAACTCCGCCGAGTCACAGCGACAGCGTCTCGCGGAGGATGCGTGGATCGAACACGCGCGGGGGGTCAACCCCGACCACGGCTTAGCAAGCCGGTGCCTTACCGCTCGGCCAATCCTCCGGGTGGGCGGCCCGCGCCAATGTGCGCGCTCGAAGCGGCCGCCCCGGGCAGCTCCCCGTGTGGGACGGACTCGACGGAGGGGTAACTACTCCGGAGCCCGTCGGCTGCCCTGCTGGGAGCTCGACGAACTGCTACTGACGGGCATCGTCGTGCTCCTCTCCCAGATCGTGGCACCGGAGGAACCCGGCGACTTGGACATAACCACTGTGCCCGTACGCCGAGTTGGACGCCACCGAATAAATCACCGGCCGAGCATGCCGTTCGGCGAACGGCAGCCGGGGGCGACCGGGAGGCGGGCTACCGGCGACGCCACCTGCGGCGCCGTGCCTTGCTGAAGAACCAGCCCGCGGGCGGCTCGTCGGAACGCCACGGCTGCGGGTCGGGTCCGCCGTCGCGCCAGCGGGCCGCGAGCATCCGGGCGCGCGCGGACGGCTCCGCCGTGTCGGCGGACCGTATGAAGTCGTCGTCCAGGACCAGCTCGTCCCAGACGTCCTCGGACGCCCCCGGGCCCTGGCCGTCGCCCGGGCCCTGTCCTTCGCTCCGCGGTGCCTGCGCTGCCATCCCCGTTCCTCCTCGCTGTGCATCCCCTTGAGCAAGTGTGCCGTTCTGCGTGTAAAGCCGATCTCAAGATCAAAAGAGGCTCCACGGAGCGGTTACTCCTCGCCGGCCAGCGTCAGCGTCCGCAGCTTCTGTCCGGCGAACCAGGTGGCGGCGACGGTCACCACGACCAGCAGCACCGTCCCCGTGGTCAGCCCCACGTCCGACGTGACGAGGTCGCCGCCGGACACCTTCTGGGCCACGGCGAGGGACCACTGCTGGACGCTCAGCGTGCGTGCCCCGGAGACCAGCGACCCGAAGAGGGTCTCCCACACGAGGGCGTAGACGAGTCCGAAGACGACCGCGTGCCGCGTGATGGTGCCCAGGAGCAGGAACATCGCGGCGTACGCGATGGAGGCGACCAGCGCGGCGACCGTGTAGGCGACGGCGATCTGCTGGCCGTTGCCGTTGAGGATCATTCCCGCGAGGAACGTCGGGATTGCCGAGAACGCCATGGTGACGGCGATGGCGACGATCAACTTGGTGAAGATGATCGTGGGGCGTTTGACCGGCTTGGCGAGCAGGTAGACGACCGATCCGTCGTCGATCTCGGGGCCGATCGCGCCGGTGCCCGCGATGACGCCGATGATGGGCACCATCGTGGCGAGCGCGAACCCGCCGAGGACGTCCGAGGCCACCTGGTCGTCGGTGCCCGTGAAGGCGCGTACGGCCACGGAGATGACGATCAGCAGGGCGGGCAGGGCGCCCAGGATGAGGGCCCGGCGGCGGCCGAGCAGGCCGCGGTAGGTGAGCCGGGCGACTGTGGGGTCGTACATCTTGGCCTCCTACGCCGCGACGAGATACGAGAAGACGGACTCGAGGGACTCGTCGGACGGCGAGACCGTGAGCAGCCGGATGCCGTGGTCACGGGCCACCCGCGGCAGCAGTGCCGTGAAGCGTGGGAAGTCGACCGCCTGGATGCGCAACGCGCCCTCCTGGAGGTCCACTTCGATGCCGGACGTCGACGGGTCGGCGATGAGCGCGGCCGCGAGGGCACGGTCGTCGCTGGAACGCACCAGGTAGCGGTGCGGCCGGTCGGTCATCAGGCGGCGGATCCGGCGGAAGTCGCCGCTCGCCGCGTGCCGTCCGGCGACGATCACCTCGATGTGCGAGGCGAGTTGCTCGACCTCTTCGAGGATGTGGGACGAGAAGAGGACCGTACGGCCCTCGTCGCCCATGCGCCGCAGCAGGTCCATGAGCTGCATGCGCTGGCGCGGGTCCATGCCGTTGAAGGGCTCGTCGAGGAGCAGCAGGGACGGGTTGTGGACGAGCGCCGAGGCCATCTTCACGCGCTGGCGCATGCCCTTGGAGTACGTGGAGATCTTGCGGTCCTGCGCGTACTCCATCTGGACCGTGGCGAGGGCCCGCTGGGCGGCCTTGTCGCCGAGGCCGTGCAACTCGGCGTTGGCGACGACGAATTCGCGGCCCGTGAGGAAGTCGTACATCGCCTCGCGCTCGGGGACGATGCCGATCTGCTTGTAGATCTGTTCGTTCCGCCAGGTCGCCTGGCCGTCGAGCGTGACGCTGCCCGTGGAGGGGGCCAGGAAGCCGCCCATCATGTTGATGAGGGTCGACTTTCCCGCGCCGTTCGGACCGAGCAGGCCGGTGACGCCGGGGCCGATCGTCATGGTGACGTCGTTGACGGCCACCACGT contains:
- a CDS encoding HAD family hydrolase, translated to MTGATGSTASTGSTSSTEEAGAFPYKLVATDLDGTLLRSDDTVSERTREALAATTVAGAAHLVVTGRAVPWTRHILDELGYEGLAVCGQGAQLYDAGAHRLLTSVTLDRQVAGLALAKIEAEVGPLAVAASRDGIDGDVLIGPGYRVLGKLEAVPFTDVAELWAAPLTKMYIQHPELTDDELAAAARAAAGGLVSVVMAGEGIVEILPLGLSKATGLSLAARRLGVKAADTIAFGDMPNDIPMFTWSAHGVAMANAHEELKAVADEMTSSNDEDGIAVVLERLLG
- a CDS encoding SGM_3592 family protein — translated: MAAQAPRSEGQGPGDGQGPGASEDVWDELVLDDDFIRSADTAEPSARARMLAARWRDGGPDPQPWRSDEPPAGWFFSKARRRRWRRR
- a CDS encoding ABC transporter permease, whose protein sequence is MYDPTVARLTYRGLLGRRRALILGALPALLIVISVAVRAFTGTDDQVASDVLGGFALATMVPIIGVIAGTGAIGPEIDDGSVVYLLAKPVKRPTIIFTKLIVAIAVTMAFSAIPTFLAGMILNGNGQQIAVAYTVAALVASIAYAAMFLLLGTITRHAVVFGLVYALVWETLFGSLVSGARTLSVQQWSLAVAQKVSGGDLVTSDVGLTTGTVLLVVVTVAATWFAGQKLRTLTLAGEE
- the serS gene encoding serine--tRNA ligase; translated protein: MIDLRLLREDPDRVRASQRARGEDVALVDALLSADERRRSSGVRFDELRSEQKSIGKLISKASADEKAELLKKTGRLAADVKAADAEQHEADEETKRLLLQLGNLVHPDVPVGGEEDFVVLETHGTIRDFGAEGFEPKDHLELGEALGAIDVERGAKVSGSRFYYLTGVGALLELALVNAAIAQATEAGFIPMLTPALVRPRAMEGTGFLGQAAENVYHLEKDDYYLVGTSEVPLAAYHMDEILDADKLPLRYAGFSPCFRREAGTYGKDTRGIFRVHQFDKVEMFSYVNPEDAENEHQRLLEWEKQWLTGLELPFQVIDVASGDLGSSASRKFDCEAWIPTQGKYRELTSASNCDGFQARRLSVRMRDGKKVQPLATLNGTLCAVPRTIVAILENHQLADGSVRVPEVLRPYLGGREVLEPISK
- a CDS encoding ABC transporter ATP-binding protein, giving the protein MTTLTIDHVSRWFGNVVAVNDVTMTIGPGVTGLLGPNGAGKSTLINMMGGFLAPSTGSVTLDGQATWRNEQIYKQIGIVPEREAMYDFLTGREFVVANAELHGLGDKAAQRALATVQMEYAQDRKISTYSKGMRQRVKMASALVHNPSLLLLDEPFNGMDPRQRMQLMDLLRRMGDEGRTVLFSSHILEEVEQLASHIEVIVAGRHAASGDFRRIRRLMTDRPHRYLVRSSDDRALAAALIADPSTSGIEVDLQEGALRIQAVDFPRFTALLPRVARDHGIRLLTVSPSDESLESVFSYLVAA